The Doryrhamphus excisus isolate RoL2022-K1 chromosome 22, RoL_Dexc_1.0, whole genome shotgun sequence genome segment TTTTCTGCAGCATTATCAATGTATTCAATAGGAGTCATGATTCAGTTTGTAAGTGCACTTTAAGGAGTTACATCATGATGTTGGTGACatgaaaaaatggggaaaattgcAAGAGACACATACATGGCCtgcattcattttcaaaccCACAGACAGCACGCAAAGCCCGTAGGAAGAAGATTGAGGTGCTAATTACCATAGACTCATCACATGAATCAAAGTGTAACATAATAAAGAAAGCTGCTAACCAATAAGTGAGCATCATCCATTCTCCGACACTGTACATGCATCACAAAGGGCTCAAACTTCAGCACAGCATTTCCACAAGAGTTGGCCAGGGCGGACATCTGAAAAGGCAAAGCATAGAATTCTCATCTGGGAGTCGTACCCGCAACATTCCATTCTAACGATGGCGTTAGTGATTGATCCTCACCATGTCATCAAATGTGCATTTACTATGCGAGACCAACAGCCAGACAAGGTTCTTCTTCTGGACGACAACACTTTCTGGAGCCTTCAGACAGAACCACACAAGAATGAAGGTCAGCttgttctatgttctatgtgttctataaaacaggggtctcaaacacgcggcccgcgggctaaatttgagtttgaggcccccgccttgatatgaaagtttaatgttagtgcggcccgcgcaagtttgatatggatgctgtatggtatcatgtacccagaaaaaattattacgtttgattaatgttcatgttaaagcttaaataactgttaatagttatcctccctatccgtgtggaagtggtaagtttctggctatttaagtttaaaggaaataacttgaaggctaccgtttaggtcgctagctctctagtttgcgagttagcatgtgtctcaagaccttgcagttgcgcaatatgttgtaaataaaaagagtataaatgtgactatagtcgtgttttgtcatgtctacagggctctaataatgctttgttcattttaatctgaaaaaaataatttgtctacccaccaactatatgtggtttcttaagtttttattatttgccgtttttttattattattatatttatttattactgattgattttctttattcttgatttgtttatttatatttcatcttattttgtgtagaaaaataaaaagtaagatatttgaaaacagtggaatgttttatcagagcttttattgtagaaaattggaaccagagcattcattcattttctaccgcttttcctcgcggggggtgctggagcctatcccagctgtcttcgggcgtaaggcggggtacaccctggactggtcgccagccaatcacagggcacatatagacaaacaaccattcacactcacattcatacctgtggacaatttggagtggccaattaacctagcatgtttttggaatgtgggaggaaaccggagtacccggagaaaacccacgcatacacggagagaacatgcaaactccacacagagatgcccgagggtgggattgaaccctagtctcctagctgtgaggtctgtgcgctaacccctagaccaccgtgccgcccggaaccagagcaaagttttttttaattttttttgtttttaataaatgcgtttttgttttttgttttgttttttgaaaacctgatgcggcccagtctcacctagacccgagctccagtggcccccaagtaaattgagtttgagacccctgctataaaggtACTGTAACACTCTACGCTCAGCCAAACACCAGACCAGACGGGAGGAACAACAGCCATTTTTTTGATTAAGGTCAAAAGAACCAAGCTTCCTAACAAAGGCTACTGTCCCGGCCGTAACCCACGCCTACAACTACCAAACATGCGGTTTctgactcacttcctgtccgtcacccctTTTCCTTCCCAACTCCGGAACATATCTCTTACACATGCGCAAACACAATGCATAACACACAATACCCCTACGGGTCATTACAGTACTGTATAATGCTATGTGAAACATTTTGATATTCTTCCAGTGGAAAAACATTCGGACATTTTTTACAAAGCAAAAGTTgattcaatattgaaatatttatatttatagtgAAAATAAGACTCGGCTCACCTTGTCAATGATGATAATTCGTCCGGAGCATGAACTGGTGGTGAAATATTCCTCGTAACTATTAAGCAGCGACACAATATGGACGACATCTTCATCCACAACGCCTTTCCTACTCAGGTCCACTTTGTCTAGACATTGTTTCTTCCACTGGCAGAAGTTTTTCTCCATTCTTAAAAAATGCAAGGCAGGCGAGGattcattcatattatttttgttcGTCTTCCGCTTCATCtgcttcttcttttgttgtgtGTTGGCGGCGGTTGGCGGTTTATTGgcattaccgccaccttctGGCAAGACGATGTAAAAGCATTCCAAGCTatttcatatatactgtatgtattttgtttctttcggcgtttttttcctatttttagaGTCTATATCCCCATAAAATATAATCGACTACCATACCAACTATCTCTTTCGCCTTTTTATGCTCTCTTTCATTATTATAATTCctacaataaataaacacatgctCTGTATTTGGTTATACTGGTTACAACATCATGATATTAGGTTATTTATTTcactccctcggccatcttttgcACCTATACCTTTAACCTTTGCCTTACGGTGATTTATTCcgacaattattttattattattattattgatgtacCAATAAGTAGAATGTGCCATTCAAAGAATAAACTCCAGCCACAAATACAAGACAATGCATCCAATTTACTGTAGTAAATAAGGAAAATGAGGGTAAACTACATTTCTCATCCAATTATTCCTAACCCCGGGCTCACACCGAATCCGGTGCGGCTCCAGTCCTGATTCAGTCAGGCTTGCTGCAAAGTGCACACACATAAcatgttttatagttttaaatatagtttatatatagttttatatatgtacgtataggCTGCGGCCTATGATGTGTCATATGTAATTTTAAAACTAAGAAGTACAAATCTGTTGTGCCGTgtgacctgcatgctaaccactcggctatTTGGAATGTTTGACAAAAAAGAagtcattatttttgtcatttaagGCAAATGATCCATTCCTAAAGTATACTCAACAAAGGATCATTAAtgtatttgatgtatttttattttatttatgacttttcatTGTTGTCTCTTTTTACTGTTTGTTATCTTTATCTGTCTTTTGTTATTGAATGTTGATATGAAATTTGTTGATCCTAAAATTGGTGAATATATTGGATTGAAAGAGCctaatttccaaaaaataaaataaaaaacaaaagaaaaaccttgtcaatattataataaacacGCACACGCCaaataaattgtatattttacagCTATAAGGAGGAAATATACTAAACGTAGAgtagctttattttgaaaatctcACAGGATGCGATGTTGGGTGCGTATTGTTGCCTTCACCAGCATATCTATGGCAACAGTGGTGCTCCGTGGGAGTAGCAGAGCTGTAACGCCTTCCTATGTTCCCAGTATGGGTCTGTTCGGATGCCACACCGCGAGTACTCAACCTCCGTCGGACTCCGTAGACATTTAGCAGCTTGGGCCGACGACGAACCGGAGAGAAGAACCTTTTTGCGTCGGCTCTTATCGGAAAAGCGAGCACGGCCAGAAATATTGGGACGGGAATCAAGTCCAGCTCGTCTCCCAGCAACGGGAGAGCTCATCGGCGGGTCGGGATGTCTTCCAAGGAACGTCTGAAATTCGGCAAGGAGGACAGCGTTACCCttctgccatgtttttattttgtagagGTTAgtctatctatatatctatatccatatatctatatctaattctatatatctaaatatctatatatctatatctatatatctatatctatatatctaatTCAATATGtctatagctagctagctatctatagctatctatctatctatctatctatctatctatctatctatctatctatctatctatctatctatctatctatctatctatctatctatctatctatctatctatctatctatctatctatctatctatctatctatctatctatctatctatctatctatctatctatctatctatctatctatctatctatctatctatctatctatctatctatctatctatctatctatctatctatctatctatctatctatctatctatctatctatctatctatctatctatctatctatctatctatctatctatctatctatatttatctatctatgtgataatgtttttctaTGTGAAAATCTACAATTATTCCAAAGAGATCTCCTTCAGTGTCCCAAGTACCCACAACGGCATttttattgcccccccccaccccccagggaATATTCTAGACATAAATGAGACATTATGAAgcattatgaga includes the following:
- the tyw3 gene encoding tRNA wybutosine-synthesizing protein 3 homolog; this encodes MKRKTNKNNMNESSPALHFLRMEKNFCQWKKQCLDKVDLSRKGVVDEDVVHIVSLLNSYEEYFTTSSCSGRIIIIDKAPESVVVQKKNLVWLLVSHSKCTFDDMMSALANSCGNAVLKFEPFVMHVQCRRMDDAHLLLSTALQSGFKNSGLTASKKGKIITAVRCTHSLEVPLSNQGRLLVSHEYIHFLTQIANQKMEDNLKQIERFYQNIQTALTATNQPKVLHDSKWHELKQPPCMDLEKTEQDKDDEH